In one window of Vibrio sp. DW001 DNA:
- a CDS encoding Bax inhibitor-1/YccA family protein, with product MNSPLVSRSSTQPSAIQTNKVLRNTYFLLSMTLFTSAIAAVVTMAIQISPMMAIGMQVAAIGILFFVMPKAINSSAGVVWTFVFTTLMGAALGPMLNYYAAMPNGAGVIAQALGMTGLVTMGLSAYAITSKKDFSFMRSFLMAGLIIVIVASLLNIFFVQSSMMHIVISSVSAMVFSGFILYDTGRIVRGEETNYINATISMYLNILNLFVSLLHILGFLNDD from the coding sequence ATGAACAGTCCACTGGTGTCGCGTTCTTCAACGCAACCGAGCGCGATTCAAACGAACAAAGTATTGCGTAATACTTATTTCCTACTTTCAATGACGCTATTCACAAGTGCTATTGCAGCAGTTGTTACAATGGCTATTCAAATATCTCCAATGATGGCGATTGGTATGCAAGTCGCCGCTATTGGTATTCTGTTTTTTGTTATGCCTAAAGCTATTAACTCATCAGCGGGCGTTGTGTGGACGTTTGTTTTCACTACTTTAATGGGAGCGGCATTAGGTCCAATGCTCAACTATTATGCTGCGATGCCAAACGGTGCGGGCGTTATAGCTCAAGCATTAGGTATGACTGGCTTGGTAACGATGGGACTCTCTGCTTACGCTATCACATCGAAGAAAGATTTTTCATTCATGAGAAGTTTCTTGATGGCTGGGCTGATTATTGTCATCGTCGCCTCATTACTTAACATATTCTTTGTTCAATCATCAATGATGCATATTGTTATTAGTAGTGTATCTGCCATGGTTTTCTCTGGCTTTATTCTTTATGACACAGGCCGAATTGTTCGTGGCGAAGAAACAAACTACATCAACGCAACAATTTCGATGTACTTAAATATTCTTAACCTCTTTGTTAGTTTGCTTCACATTCTTGGTTTCTTGAATGATGACTAA